The window TTCATGAAGGTCGGACAAACAAGAGCTTGACCCTAAATCACTCCCCAACTGCCTATTTTATCTAGTGATAAAATTAAACACACATTCTAAAGAAGAGCTAAGCAGAATTCACGGATTATAAGATGAACAAAAATTGCATATATTTTTGGAGTTTATTGCCAAGATTTCCAAATAATATTAATTATACAAATTTCCACAAAATCTAATATAACCAAATAGCTCAATGAAATTCACACACTTCAAATTAATTCATAAAATAGTTTCAATATGAGCTATGTCTAATTCTTAATTTTAATTCAAAATTTTCAATTATTTTGGCGATGTTTAAACAAAAATCATTTTTATTAAAAAATATTCAATTAATTTAGTTACTATTCATTGATCTAGAAGAACTTATAAGTATGATCCATATATATTTACATAATTTTCAATTATTTAAGTCATATTCAATGTATTTAAAAAATTCCATAGAAATTGCACAATGATTGTCATTGCTTTACTCATATGCAATCAATTTCATAAATACTCAAGAGATGTTTCACACAAATTTAAATTAATTTAGCAATTTTAAAATCAACTTTAGAGGCATTTCTTACAGGTAACAAAATGCCCATTCCTTTAACAAAGTTTAGAAATATAATTTAATAATATTCAATAATTTTCAGTTTCAGTAGCATCCATAGTCATGTCACACCAAGTTCAATTCTTGTATTCACATTTTTATATGAAAAGATGAAATGTGCATTTCAAACTTCTGAATCTTTTTAAAAAATTATATTGAATTTTATAGACTTGATTTTTTAGATTAACTAGAAAATTGTATTGAAATTCATAGGTGATATTATTTTCGATACTATCTTGTAGTTTCTAGGGTGCCAATATAAAAAATATCCATTTTGTGTGTGTTTGTACTATAATGTTGTTAAGATATCTCATCGGTCCTAAATTATTTGTAGACGGCTGATACTGCTCCACTAAACTAGAAATGCAGGCGGGCGACACCTGCATATACATGCTCAAGTTTTGAAGCAACAATGCATTCTTGTTGGGAAATATTTGCGGCCGGACGACCGGCTAACAACTCGGCCGGTCCCATGTGAGCCACGCGATTGAAGCGCGACCGCGTGTCTTGTAAGCATCATCTAGTGTGGGCCATGCGTTGTCCTTCCACTTCCCTCAGCCTGATCCCCTTCCCCTCCCTTCAATTTTATTCGACAAACAAATCACACCCCATCCTCCCTCGCATCTCCCTTTCTCATGGCTCACGGACAAGCTCCCCCCATGGCTGCTCCGCTCGCATGCGTCCTCACCAGAGCTTCATACGGCTGCGAACTGGAACGCCGGCGCCCTTCGCAGCTGCATCTCAGGCTGGCCGCGAGCTGCAATGGGCAGGCGATGGTGGGTGACCACGACTGATGAGTGATACAAGCGCGATGCGGCCGCTGCCGATGCTGCATATGACAGAAAAAAAAGCTGCAACTGGCGACAAAAAAGTTGGCACCGAGTAGAGCATGGGCTAGGAAAGAAACGCCCGCGTGCTATCGACGTTGCAACAGACGGATAAAAATGCTGGAACCAGCCACGCCCCATGCTGGAACTAGGGTCTTCTTTTGCTACCACCGGCTCGGTTGGCTAGTGACGTCGTGGCCGTATTAATACCGGAGGGACCACAACGCCTGCGAGGACCGGTGTTTTGCGACCGGCGCCAAAGAGGGAGCACCCATGGATGCAACAGGGAGCGGGGGGAGGCAACAAAAAAGCTGCTACGGGTCAACGCCCTATTTTTTTCTTTTGCGTTTCTGACGACGGTGAGCATCAGCAGGGAGCTTCAACGGCGAGCATCGGGGGGCGACGCAAATAGGTGAGGCCGGACGCACGCTGCGCGCGGTGGCGGGGGAGGGGAAGCGGAAAGAAGAGAGGAACAACCCGCCATGGATTTCCCCCCGTGTTCTGTTCCCTAGAGAGAAGACGCACAAGATGTGAGGTAGGCGATAGCTCCCCTCGAACGGCTACGCATACCAAGATCCCACGGCTATGCGGCGACCAGCCAAATTTTGGGCTGGTCCAAGGATGCCTGGTGGTCGCAATTATTTTATTACTCCtcccgtctcataatgtaagagcGTTTAGTGTCAAAACCACtcttatattatactccctccgttcgtaaatacttgtcggaggaatggatgtatcaagacgtattttagttttagatacatccatttttatgcatttctccgatAAATATTTTTAAACAGAGGAATAGAAGCGAAAGAGTAcctcagaaaagaaaagaaagaaaatgtaTGTATTAGTACTCTATCCACTTCAAAATATGTGTCGTGATTTTAGTTCAAACACTTGTTTCTGAAACGGGGAGAATAGTAATTTTCGGCTGCCGCCGACGTACACAGACGATGCGAACGTGTCCGCTTGCATCCCTACACCAGGTAGCCAAGTCTTTGGAAAATCCCGTTGGGTGAACTGACACAGATTGGAGTATGATACGTGCCTGCACTTCGTCTACGTCCATCAGATCCGACACGTGTCACCACACCGTAGAAGTGTCCACCTCCGCGCGACGCAGACGATTACAACTCCGAATCTCCTCAAAAGGAGGAGAAACGTTACAAGTCTGAATCAGATGGCCGTTCGAATTCAAACTCCCGATGCAATGCGATCGTGCCCTTTAAATCTCTAGCTACCTGCCGTAAACGAACTCACGCAAACCCGCAAATCGTTCTGCTCGATCGACGCAGCGTTTGTTCCGACGAAACCACCGGCGCTGCAGCTCATGGGGCGCCGCGGATCCGCGAGCGGGTGGCTCGTCCTCCTGCTCGCTCTTCTCGTCGTCTCTGTGGCAGCTCGGCCGCGGAGGTAAAGACCAGCCCGACGGAGTGGAGCCTCCACCTCCCCCTGCCCAACGGCGTCACCGGCGCCGAGAGCCTGGCCTTCGACGCGCGCGGCCAGGGCCCCTACACCGGCGTCTCCGATGGCCGCGTCCTCAAGTGGGGCGGCAGCGCCGTCGGCTGGACGACCTTCGCCCACCACGCCAACTACAGGAAGTTCCCCATGTGCACCGTGCCTGTGGCGCCGTCCGAGGAGACCGAGAGCCTGTGCGGGCGGCCCCTGGGGCTCGCGTTCCACCGCAAGTCCGGCGACCTCTACATCGCCGACGCGTACAAGGGGCTCATGAGGGTTGGCCCCGACGGCGGCGAGGCCGAGGTGCTTGCCACGACGGCCAATGGAGTCCGGTTCAACTTCGTCAACGGCATCGACATCGATCAGGTCACCGGTGATGTCTACTTCACCGACAGCAGCGTGACATATCCACGAAGGTACGTACTTAATCCAGATCCCTTCTGCATGCTCAACTTCACAAATTGGTAATACGAAAGTTAAAACTACTGACCTCGGCAGATTTAATACGGAGATCATGATGAACGCGGATGCGACGGGGAGGCTGCTCAAGTACGACGCGCAGACGAAGCAGGTCACCGTGCTCAAGGACGGCTTGCCGTACCCCAACGGCGTCGCAGTGAGCTACGACAGGACGTTCATCGTCGTCGCGCACACGGTGCCGTGCCAGGCACAGAGGTACTATCTCCAGGGACCAAAGGCTGGCCACTACGAGCTGCTCGCCGACCTGCCGGGCTACCCGGACAACGTGCGGAGGGACGGGAAGGGCGGCTACTGGGTGGCGCTGAACCAGGAGAAGGGCGCCCGGGCGCGACCACAGCCCCCGTGAAGCACTTAGTTGGTGTCCGGCTcgacggcggcggcgtggaggTTGAGGAGCTGACGGCGGCCAAGGGCGTGACGCTCAGCGAGGTGACGGAGAGGAAAGGACAGCTGTGGCTCGGCTCCGTCGAGCTCGATTATATCGGCCTAGTTGCCTAGTCTTTTTTTTGTTAGAAGATTGTCATAACATGGTCAGTTATGTAGGTTAAAAATTTGTTGGTGGACGTAATTGATCTCGTTTTTAGTTTGACATAAATTCAAAGACAATATTTCATTTTTTGAATTCTCTTTGTTCTCAATCTTGGGTGGAAGTTTCTTTTCATGGGACATTTTGGCATGCACATATCGTGTGGCAGTGTGCGTGCACGTCCTAAAACTTAATACATTGGTTCAAAAAGTCCAGTTAAATAGCTATTTAAATTCTCTCAATTCACTAAATCTATTTGGCGAACAAAGGCCGTACGCTTGCATGGTTTTCATATTGGGTCAGTCTATTTTCTGACCTTTGATTCTTTTGTCAAGATTTGTGCTGTTCTTTTTCCCTCTTTGTGTTCTTTCATGGCTTTCGGGTTGAATTTTCGACTTACCCTTGTTTTGGGTCTATCAATTTTCTTATTGAGCTTGAAACCcatagtttttctttttctatgtTTATGTGTTTTTGCTTTTgccttttctgtttttagttagttttttccttttcctttatgGGTATTTTTGGGATGTTGGATGAGTGTAAATTTTTACACACAAATACTattagaattgtgtcgaatattattgtacaagttaggttacagttggacttggagtcgtacggtgtgtagacaggatacggagtcgtgtccaagtaggacacttgtatcctaggcctttcatatatagcgggggtagacacacgatgtaacctatgccaacataatagcaccgaaacgcaggggaagccggcggtatgtgccggtgtccagggcgaccgggtgcggtattgtagcggtgtcatggggaggagcgcccatagtcaggccccggagatgtagccatatcggtgaacctcgttaacaaatctcggtgtcgtgcttgtgtgattgcttgatcctcggtagatcgacggagcgcctcggatttattctaacaaataCTATACAATATGTGTGTTAATTATCCTAGAGTGCATAAATTGCACTATTATATGTTTATCATTTGCATATATTATAAACAGTGTGGTTTCATTGCATAGTTGCGTGAAAGTTttcagtttttattttattttgtttcttcttaaagggtatTCATTCTTAGAAGAACCAATGCCACTAATACAGTCTTCAAAACTTTTTTTAGTTTATATTTCATGTTCTTTCTTATTTAAGGGTATTCATTCTTAGAAACTTCTTATTTGTGAATCCACCATTACATGTTCATTCTCAAATATTATAAAAATCAAATTTATATGTAATAGTGTGACTATTTtgtcattatttattttattttttgcatctTCTTTCATCTTATAAAGGAAAATGTCAATGCCACTAGTTCATGCTTCCTGAAAACATTAATTTTGTGTGTGTAAGTATACATGCAAATACTATACATTACGTGTTTAATTATACAATAGCGCGGAAATTGCATGTGCATATTACAAAAAGTTCAGTGCAAAAGTTGTGTGCTAGTTATATTAGAGTGTGAAAGTTGCAGTATTAAATGCTTATTCTTTGCATATTACCAAAAAGTcaatttcaatgcaaagttgtgtccaagttttgtaaagttttttcaaaacaaagaaaacaaataaaccaGAATAAGATTTGAGATTGCTAAGTGGGTTTGTCTCCTGATAAATTTCCAAACATATTAGATATACCGTCGGTGAAAGATTTAAAAACCACGTACACCGTCTGCTATAGAAGGCATGCGAGGAATAAGGATTGGATCATTTCATGTTCATTGCAAAAACAACACTTCTTCAGTTTTCGTACATATATATACATTTGCGACGACGGAGCGGGTGGATAGGACATCATGGTGTATGTAGCATTATTGACATGATCATGAGAAAACCTGATGGCGCGGTGGTCTTCGCGGCATATTGCTATTTGTTTAACTGTAATGACGCACCAGAGGCAGAGTTACACGCTTTGATGCAGGGGATGTATTGGCGTTGCATCATAGTGATGGCCCGATTATTGCATAGTCAGACTCCTCGGAGGCGCTGTCAGCTTTGACGGGGAATGGCTTGTCGAGATTGGCACACGGGCATTTGGTGGCGGAGATCGGGTTTCTTATGGAAGATGGAGAGTTTATTCCCTTGAAAATTAAACGTGAGCAAAATAGGGTGACAGATCGGTTGGCGTCGTATAGTCGTACGGAGAGCACCACTGCCGTATGGCTACAAATATAGAGGGCCGCCATGTATTGAGGAATTTCTGCCTCTCGACTGTAATTCTGTTATAACGGAATAAAACTCTTTTcactcgcaaaaaaaaagaaagaaaaaaattgacATTGTTTTTGGACCTGACAATGCCCTTGTTCACAAAGGGGTAAACAGTCGGTGTAAAATTTGCTTCCTTTGGTCCCGTTGGAAATTTCCTATTTTCAAATGGCCGATTCTcgtgttctttttcttttttgctctCAGTCAAAGGACTTTTCTGTATGAAAAACAATGCCCGGTCGCACTAAAAAACCTTTGTTGCGTGATTGGGATGTATGCATGCATGCGCCCTCCTGGAAGAGACGCGCGCGGGTGGCTTGAGCGGCCATGGAGGTGGCCATGGTGTTGATGTGTGGACGAAGGGCGAGACACGATCGCGCAACCATCGCCGATCACCTGAAAGCAAGCAGGAATCTCGATCCGAATACTCTCGGCCGCCGTTCATGATTATAGAATCCTCCAAACTGTGACGTTTTCTGTTGACGGAAAATGTTGACGCGTCCAGATGCATGTGCAGCGACACTTCCTTCCTAGTACCCATCCTTATCGCTCCCGGGAAGACGACGacacgggcgggcgggcgggcggttCCGGGCAACAAGCAAACTTGCCGTGCAATCACTCATACCATTCAATCGAGTGAACGATGACTTGGTCCGTGCCGCTTGCCTATATATAGTGCCGCCGATCTTATAGGAGAGCATTGTGCAGTCAGTCGACGATCCCCGCTCCACATCCACAGTGCCTAGCTCAAGAAAGCAACACGCCGCCATGGCCATGGAGCAAGCAGTTTATCTCGTCTTGGCTCTTGTGCTCCCCCTCCTACTCCTCAAGCACATCAGAAAGCGCAGCGGCGGCGCTGGGCAGAAGCTGCCGCCTGGCCCCTGGCGGCTGCCGGTCATCGGCAGCCTGCACCACCTCGCCGGCAAGCCGCTGGTCCACCGCGCCTTCgccgacatcgcgcaccggctgggCGACGCGCCGCTGGTGTACCTCAAGCTCGGCGAGGTGCCGGTGGTGGTGGCCTCGTCCGCCGAGGCCGCGCGTGAGGTCATGAAGACGCAGGACGTCACGTTCGCGACGCGGCCATGGAGCCCCACCACCAAGATCCTCATGTCGGACGGGGTCGGGGTGGCGTTCGCGCCCTATGGCGCTCACTGGCGCCAGCTCCGCAAGATCTGCATCATGGAGCTGCTCAGCGCCCGCCGGGTGCAGTCGTTCCGCAACGTCCGGGAGGAGGCGGGGCGCCTCGTGGCAGCCATCGCAGCGGGTGCCGGTAACGGCGAGCCCGTCAACGTCAGCGAGCGGCTCGCCGTTCTCATCGCGGACATGACCGTGCGCGCCATGATCGGGGACAGGTTCAGTAGGCGGGAAGAGTTCCTTGAGGTGCTCCAGCAGGGAGTCAGGATCCTCTCTGGGTTTAACCTCGGCGACCTCTTCCCCTCATCCCGGCTCATCGGCTTCGTCAGCGGCTCCGCCCGACAGGCGTGGGAGAATCACACCAAGGGCTTCGAGCTCATCGAGTGCGCCATCAAGCAGCACGAGGAGGTGAAGGCCGCCGCCGCTGCGTCCAACGGCGACgggaaggaggaggagcaggaggacctATTGGATGTGCTCCTCAGGGTACAGAAGGAAGGCGGCCATGATGCGCCTTTTACCATGGGAAGCATCAAGTGTCTATTAGTGGTAAGCTGCCGCTTGGCTAATTATTTTGTTTTCATTCACTAACTAGTAAATTTTAATTTtcttaatttgcatgatttggaagTTAAATGACCTTCTCTTCTATTCTGCAGGACTTGTTTAGTGCCGGGAGCGAGACGTCGGCGACGACGCTCATCTGGGCCATGTCGGAGTTGATGAGGAACCCAACCACCATGGCAAAAGCACAAGCTGAAGTACGTAGCCACCTACAAGGGAAGGCAAGCGTAACCGAGGACGACCTGGCTGACCTCAAGTACATGAAGCTGGTCATCAAGGAGACGCTCAGGCTGCATCCGTCGGTG is drawn from Triticum aestivum cultivar Chinese Spring unplaced genomic scaffold, IWGSC CS RefSeq v2.1 scaffold2A_scf_512, whole genome shotgun sequence and contains these coding sequences:
- the LOC123172037 gene encoding zealexin A1 synthase-like; this encodes MAMEQAVYLVLALVLPLLLLKHIRKRSGGAGQKLPPGPWRLPVIGSLHHLAGKPLVHRAFADIAHRLGDAPLVYLKLGEVPVVVASSAEAAREVMKTQDVTFATRPWSPTTKILMSDGVGVAFAPYGAHWRQLRKICIMELLSARRVQSFRNVREEAGRLVAAIAAGAGNGEPVNVSERLAVLIADMTVRAMIGDRFSRREEFLEVLQQGVRILSGFNLGDLFPSSRLIGFVSGSARQAWENHTKGFELIECAIKQHEEVKAAAAASNGDGKEEEQEDLLDVLLRVQKEGGHDAPFTMGSIKCLLVDLFSAGSETSATTLIWAMSELMRNPTTMAKAQAEVRSHLQGKASVTEDDLADLKYMKLVIKETLRLHPSVPLLLPREPTEACKVLGYDVPTGTTVFVNTWAICRDPKHWDAPEEFRPERFESGEVDFKGTNFEYTPFGAGRRICPGMLFAQSSMELALAALLYHFDWELPAGGELDMEEEMGIAVGRKNDLYLYAKVLVPLN